The nucleotide window TAGCAGAAACTATTGCCGGACAAAAACCTCACATCAATTATTTGTTAATTCCGGGTGTGGTATATACCTGGCCAGAAGTGGCAGCAGTTGGTTATACCGAAGCGCAACTAAAAGAACAAGGAATAGCTTATAAAACAGGGTCTTTTCCTTTTAAAGCCAGTGGTCGCGCCCGCGCCAGTATGGATACCGACGGCTTTGTAAAAGTGTTGGCAGATGCTGCCACTGACGAAATTTTAGGTGTTCACATCATCGGAGCGCGTGCCGCCGACCTGATTGCAGAGGCGGTAGTAGCGATGGAGTTCAGAGCAAGTGCCGAAGACATAGCCCGCATCAGCCACGCTCACCCCACCTACACCGAAACATTCAAAGAAGCCTGCCTCGCTGCCACTGCCAATCGCGCCCTGCATATTTAAGCGATACTTGATGCAGCAGAGTTGCTGCCGATGGTGTTTTTTTCCAAAAATGGCAAAGCAGCCGGAAAACAACGTTGCTGATATTGATGATAAACTTCCAAAAGCCACTCTTGTGGCTTTTCTACATTATAAAAGCACACTTTTTTGTCGGTGGCAGTGGGTAGAATGATACTCTTAAACAAAAAATCTCCGGCAAACAATAAGTTTTTTTGTATGCCGTAAATGCCCTCAATCACCGATATCCACATCGGTTCGGCATCTGTGAGGTCGGCAATAATAACAGAATGTGGCGTTTCGTAAGGCGGATTTTCGCTGTATTCGGCTTTCCAGTTCAATGTTGTTTCAAATAAGGCAGTAAAAGCAGTTTTGTGTTCTTTTAAATGTTTGGAAATCAACAGGCAAGAAGGCGGATTTTCGGCGATATATAAAAATTGCTCTATTTGATGTAAAATATTTTTACGCGCAACTTCGGCTTCAGTTTCAGAAATCATAGCGGCTTTTTGGGCGGCTTGGAGTTGTTGCCATGTTTTTTGCCAATAAAGTGATTTTTCGTGCAAAGCACTGATTTTTTGGCGGCACAAAGCTTCTGTTTGGTGCAGTACAAAATCCATTTTTCGTTGCTGCAAAGCCACCCGCACCTCTTGTATATAAGTACGCATATCAAAGTTGGCGGCAGTGGGCGATAAAATAGTTGGCGAAACTGCGGTATTGCTATTTGAAGCGGCAGCAACTTGCTCTTGCAGCATCTTTTTAATTTGTTCTATTTCGGGAAGATGCTCCCAGTTTTTATCCTCCAACAACTCCAAAAGCTCCTGATACGTCATACCCGGGCTACCGTTTTTTTCCCAAGTTTTCAGCACCTGTTTGATATGTTGCATTTTTAAATCGCCCATTTCTTTCCAAAACCATTCGTTTAACTTAGATTCTTGTTTTAAGCGCAATTTTTCCTGAGCATGTTGGGCTTTTATCTCCTCCATCTGGCGATCTTGCTCCATTTTATTTTTTGCTTTCATCAAATCTAATTCACTGCGATAGCCCGTATCTAAGCGGTCTTTTCGATATTTTTCCAATTCTTCAAATTCGTGCCGTTCCCGTTGCTGGAGCAAATGCAATTTATAATCATAATTACCTCTGTTCAAAAATAATTTTACCAGCACGGGCGCAGTTTCTATCAAAATGAAGAGCAATGTAATCAAATTGATTTTCCACCAGTTTGCCGAAAAACGTTCGCCTTCCAAAAGTTCTAAGGCTTCCAAACGTGCCAATAAGCCATCGTATTGCTGCGATTGCTGTAATAGTTGCTGATAAATTTGCGTTTTTTGTTGCTCTAATTCCACGAGCCGCCCTTCGATATATTGTAGGCGGGGCGTATATTGGCGGCGCAGGTTCTCCAATTCCTTATCGGTCTTTTGAAGTTGGCGTTTGTTTTCATAAAAAGCAGTATGGAGTTCTTCTTTGGGCTTGTTAGAAATGCTCAATAATTGTTGCTGCAATACATTGCGTTGTGCTTCTTTATTGCTGATAAGTGTGGCAATATATGTTTGTTCGCGTTTTAGCGTATCGCTTTCATAAAAAACCTGCTTAGAAGTGCTTTGCTCTATTTCTAAAGCCTTTCTGTTTTGTACTTTTTTAAGTTCTACTGCTACTTCTCCTTGAAAAATACGCAATTCCAAAGGTTTGGAAATAATCAATCCGATAAGCATTGCCAGAAAAAAACGCGGCATTGATTTAACGGCGTTTTCTATGAAATCGCTATGGCGATACAAAAAACGCTGAACAATATTTGCTTTTTCGTCAAGGGGGTCTTTGTCAAATTTTTTGCGCAAAGAGGCGACTATAAAGCGGTCAAAATTAAAAATCACCAAAGCCCACAATATACCAAAGCCTATTGCAAGATACGGGTTTTTAAAGATGGTATAAAGTGCGTAAGACCCCGACAAAAACGCCAGCAGAGCAGTAGCTACAATAGTTGCTCCGATACCGAAATAAATATGCTGTTCGCTGGGAGTTTCTTCCAACAATTCGGTGCGTGCACCGGCACTCCACCAAAAAAAGCGGGTAATGGCATTGCTATGAGCAGAATTGATAGTCGGGGGCGTTTCAAGTGTTGGCATATAAGAATGAAAGGGCTTGCAAAAATAAAAAAGCCTCCGGAAAATTACCGGAGGCTTTTTTTATCGTTGATAGGAAAATAATTTTATTTTCTTCCTGCGTCTGCCGGTCCGGCAGGCATTGCCATATCTGACTGACCTTCCATGCAGCATTTGAAATCTACACGGCGGTTCAAAGCATGCTGTGCATCAATACCTTTGCGAGCAGCACCATCAGTTAAGCCACCTACTACAGGATCACCTTCACCGCGATATTGCAGAGCCAAACGGCTACGAGAAATTCCATATTCAGTAACCAATTTGTTAATTACTTCATTGGCACGTTTCCAAGACAATATATCATTGTAACCATCGCCGGAACGATTATCTGTATGACCTACCACACACAATCTAACTCCAGGATTTGCATTCATATAAGCAGCTACGGAAGCCAATTGCGGACCGAAAGCAGGTTTTACGCCGTAGTGGTTCAAATCGAACAAAATGCTTGGTAAACCCATTGCATCGCAAGGAGCAGTAGCAGGGCGTGTTTCCACAACTCTTTCAATAATTACTGTATCTACACAGCATTTTTCAAAAGCAGCACCGCAGTCGTTGATTTTATCAATCAAGTGACGTGGTGTGTGGGGTTGGCAATCATCGCAATCCAAAATTTTGTCGCCATCGCTGTCCAGCATACGACCACGAGTATCAACAGGGCAATCTTTGCGGCTGTTAGGCTCTTCGTCAAACATATCAGGCACACCGTCACCGTCAGCATCTGCCAATTTGAAATCATCGCAGCAATCGTCTTTAGATGCTGTATGGTCAATAGGATTCATCCACCACAAAGGCTCTACTGAGTTCTTTTTACCTAAGTTGATGTTGAGGCTGGCACTTGTAAATACCGGACGATCCCAATCTTTGGTTTGTGCGCCCCACTCTTGCCATTGCTGACCATCTAACAAATCTTCATCAGCATAATATACTTTGGTTTCAAGACCTAAATTTACGCGGTTGCTCAATTTAGCTTGGAAGCCAATACCGACATGTGCAGCCGGACGGAATGTCCAAGGATCAGAATCATCTTTTTCACCGCCGAAAATCCAATAGTCGTCACGAGCGATTTGGGCTTGTGATTCAAAATCACCATCGCTTAAATCTCTTAAAATCTTTTTAATATCTTTTCTGTTTGCATCTATGCTATAATCAGCAGCAATAGCACTTGAAAAATCATATTCGTTACCATTGGCATCTAACATATCCATTTTGGTATTGAAGATGTAAGCACCTACGCCAAAAATACCGTGTATGCTCCAATTATTTCTGCGTTTGTGGAATTTGATATTGTTCAAGTTCACCAAACCTTCAATAGATGCGTGGCGGATTTTGGTTTTGTAGTTATAAAATACAACTTCGCTGTTCAGGTCACGATAATCAGGAACAACTCTTCCTTCATTGAACTGTTGGTAATATGCTTCCCCTCCTAATGCGCCGTTGTGCAAAAATTCAGCACCGTCGTCACCGTCACGATTCCAACCTTGTGCACCGCGCCAGTTGAAGCCTTGCGTGTTACCTGCAAAAGCACTCAAGCGCAAAGAGAACACATAACCCAATGATTTGCGCAAGTGTGCACCAATTCCGAAACCCGGAGCAATATTTCCGAATTTGCCGTCTAAACGCTGAGAGTTGATATCACCGCTTACATGGAGTGTTCCGAAATCTAAACCCAACTCCCATTTATTGCGTGGAGGAGCAGGGAAAGCATATTTGCCATCAAGATACTTGTCTTGTTGTTCTTGGTGTTTTGC belongs to Sphingobacteriales bacterium and includes:
- a CDS encoding OmpA family protein produces the protein MLKGKLGLLSLALLILVNATVLAQDNKKPAKDKKEKKEKVEKAKTEAKDTKTPKKDTKTDAKASKSTTDGDDDYPYPESDEKEYKDFVKAKHQEQQDKYLDGKYAFPAPPRNKWELGLDFGTLHVSGDINSQRLDGKFGNIAPGFGIGAHLRKSLGYVFSLRLSAFAGNTQGFNWRGAQGWNRDGDDGAEFLHNGALGGEAYYQQFNEGRVVPDYRDLNSEVVFYNYKTKIRHASIEGLVNLNNIKFHKRRNNWSIHGIFGVGAYIFNTKMDMLDANGNEYDFSSAIAADYSIDANRKDIKKILRDLSDGDFESQAQIARDDYWIFGGEKDDSDPWTFRPAAHVGIGFQAKLSNRVNLGLETKVYYADEDLLDGQQWQEWGAQTKDWDRPVFTSASLNINLGKKNSVEPLWWMNPIDHTASKDDCCDDFKLADADGDGVPDMFDEEPNSRKDCPVDTRGRMLDSDGDKILDCDDCQPHTPRHLIDKINDCGAAFEKCCVDTVIIERVVETRPATAPCDAMGLPSILFDLNHYGVKPAFGPQLASVAAYMNANPGVRLCVVGHTDNRSGDGYNDILSWKRANEVINKLVTEYGISRSRLALQYRGEGDPVVGGLTDGAARKGIDAQHALNRRVDFKCCMEGQSDMAMPAGPADAGRK
- a CDS encoding DUF4407 domain-containing protein; amino-acid sequence: MPTLETPPTINSAHSNAITRFFWWSAGARTELLEETPSEQHIYFGIGATIVATALLAFLSGSYALYTIFKNPYLAIGFGILWALVIFNFDRFIVASLRKKFDKDPLDEKANIVQRFLYRHSDFIENAVKSMPRFFLAMLIGLIISKPLELRIFQGEVAVELKKVQNRKALEIEQSTSKQVFYESDTLKREQTYIATLISNKEAQRNVLQQQLLSISNKPKEELHTAFYENKRQLQKTDKELENLRRQYTPRLQYIEGRLVELEQQKTQIYQQLLQQSQQYDGLLARLEALELLEGERFSANWWKINLITLLFILIETAPVLVKLFLNRGNYDYKLHLLQQRERHEFEELEKYRKDRLDTGYRSELDLMKAKNKMEQDRQMEEIKAQHAQEKLRLKQESKLNEWFWKEMGDLKMQHIKQVLKTWEKNGSPGMTYQELLELLEDKNWEHLPEIEQIKKMLQEQVAAASNSNTAVSPTILSPTAANFDMRTYIQEVRVALQQRKMDFVLHQTEALCRQKISALHEKSLYWQKTWQQLQAAQKAAMISETEAEVARKNILHQIEQFLYIAENPPSCLLISKHLKEHKTAFTALFETTLNWKAEYSENPPYETPHSVIIADLTDAEPMWISVIEGIYGIQKNLLFAGDFLFKSIILPTATDKKVCFYNVEKPQEWLLEVYHQYQQRCFPAALPFLEKNTIGSNSAASSIA